A section of the Pseudomonadota bacterium genome encodes:
- a CDS encoding transposase, whose translation RSAFFEAVAAVRAFRTAYRAALQAWRRGIREAQFPHGTWFMCHFHGAAAAPG comes from the coding sequence AACGCAGCGCCTTTTTCGAGGCGGTCGCGGCCGTGCGCGCCTTCCGCACGGCCTACCGCGCCGCGCTCCAAGCCTGGCGGCGAGGAATCCGCGAGGCACAGTTTCCACACGGCACCTGGTTCATGTGCCATTTCCACGGAGCTGCGGCCGCGCCCGGC